The region GCAAAGTCCTTTTTGGGCCCGCCGCCATACCATAGATAACTGTCTACATTCTGCCCTAATAGTGTTACTTCTTTATAGCCATTGTTAAACAATTCCACACATTCGTTTACAATAGAATGGGGATCGCGACTTCTTTCGCGTCCTCTGGTAAATGGTACTACACAGAAGGTACACATGTTATCACAACCTCGCGTAATCGTTACAAAAGCTGTAACACCATTACCGCCTAGACGAACAGGGTTAATATCAGCATAAGTTTCTTCTTTGGAGAGAATTACGTTAATCGCATCTCTTCCGCCTTCTGTTTCTTTTAAAAGATTGGGTAGGTCTCTATATGCATCGGGACCAACTACCAGGTCTACCAGGTGTTCTTCTTCCAGAAACTTAGTTTTCAGACGTTCAGCCATACAGCCTAATACTCCAACCGTTAAATTAGGATTAGATTCTTTTTGCTTTTTGAACTGAGAGAGACGCATACGTACAGTCTGTTCTGCTTTTTCACGAATAGAACAGGTATTTAGTAATATAAGATCTGCTTCCTCTACTTTTAGTGTTGTATTATATCCTTGCTCATTAAGGATCGAAGCTACAATCTCGGAATCAGAAAAATTCATCTGGCATCCGTAGCTTTCCAGAAACAACTTCTTACCGTTTTCTGGTCTTTCAGCAATTGCAAAGGCTTCCCCTTGTTTGGTTTCGTCTATATATTTTTCCTGCACGGTTCTTAATTAATTTGATAATCTAAAACACGAATTCTATCGTCCATAGCAGTATCAAACAGCCTGGAAAATATCAACTCCTGTTTCGGATTAGGTTCAGTTTGCAAAGTTACGCTTTTTCTGCCAAAATGACAGAGCATTAATCTTTAAGAAAATTTATTTTTAAGGTATACCCGGCTTTCCTCAGTTTTATTATACATTTCACTGATTAACAACAGGCTTAAGACTTATATAACATTTCTCTATTTTCTAATCCAGAAGATTATTAAACTCTTTCATCTTTTTACGTCGTTCTGCTACAGCTTGATCTATAAAATCTTTGCTAAACCCGCCAGCGATCTGAAACTGATTTCCACTTTCGTCAACCATAGTTCCTT is a window of Elizabethkingia anophelis R26 DNA encoding:
- the miaB gene encoding tRNA (N6-isopentenyl adenosine(37)-C2)-methylthiotransferase MiaB yields the protein MQEKYIDETKQGEAFAIAERPENGKKLFLESYGCQMNFSDSEIVASILNEQGYNTTLKVEEADLILLNTCSIREKAEQTVRMRLSQFKKQKESNPNLTVGVLGCMAERLKTKFLEEEHLVDLVVGPDAYRDLPNLLKETEGGRDAINVILSKEETYADINPVRLGGNGVTAFVTITRGCDNMCTFCVVPFTRGRERSRDPHSIVNECVELFNNGYKEVTLLGQNVDSYLWYGGGPKKDFAKASEMQKATAVNFSNLLAMVATAVPDMRIRFSTSNPQDMSLDVFHTMAKYDNICKYVHLPVQSGSDNMLKAMNRQHTRAEYLSLINEAKKIVPEVAFSQDMIIGFCGETEEDHQDTLSLMREVEYDYGYMFAYSERPGTPAHKKMEDDIPADIKQKRLAEVIALQGELSRSRMKSYVGRTHDILIEGTSKKNENQWKGRNSQNAVCVFDKLEGQKIGDMVSVFVYDNTQGTLLGRTAE